One region of Chloroflexota bacterium genomic DNA includes:
- a CDS encoding TIGR00703 family protein, translated as MGRKKLSAEELRRRHQRMLNTFVREAWDEIPAEIEVKLRSLKAWGFDLLSGLRGGAQSVFVAREEDRRGVGDVYEDQGETFEVQEVWKQLPKGARLLVRVGLEERRGVIRAYYRAAHGEETLLFTLPAAELLLAYFKKRGFGKLLEAFHASGLTTEFIQKRGEQGKAYDFDQLPSHMRRALREAGDLIRKRTHVGRFTLVYFGKNKDGDDRYIVTWLVPTIHLFDVDIAERIEKLLAALD; from the coding sequence ATGGGCCGAAAGAAACTTAGCGCCGAGGAACTGCGCCGGCGTCATCAGCGCATGCTGAACACGTTTGTGCGTGAAGCGTGGGATGAAATTCCCGCAGAGATCGAAGTCAAACTGCGCAGTTTGAAAGCCTGGGGTTTTGATTTGCTCTCCGGGTTGCGCGGCGGTGCCCAGAGCGTGTTTGTGGCTCGGGAAGAAGATCGCCGCGGCGTGGGTGATGTTTACGAAGATCAGGGCGAGACCTTTGAGGTCCAGGAAGTTTGGAAGCAGTTGCCCAAAGGCGCGCGTTTGTTGGTGCGCGTTGGTCTGGAAGAGCGCCGTGGTGTGATCCGTGCGTATTATCGGGCAGCCCACGGTGAAGAAACTCTGCTCTTCACCCTGCCTGCAGCCGAGTTGTTGCTGGCCTACTTCAAGAAACGTGGCTTCGGCAAGTTGCTGGAAGCCTTCCACGCCAGCGGTTTGACCACCGAGTTCATCCAAAAGCGCGGCGAACAGGGAAAGGCTTACGACTTTGACCAGCTTCCCAGCCATATGCGCCGCGCGCTGCGTGAGGCCGGCGACTTGATTCGCAAGCGCACGCACGTTGGCCGCTTCACCCTGGTGTATTTTGGCAAAAACAAAGACGGTGATGATCGCTACATCGTGACCTGGCTTGTGCCCACTATCCACTTGTTTGACGTGGATATTGCCGAGCGCATCGAAAAACTGCTCGCGGCCTTAGACTGA